A segment of the Arachis hypogaea cultivar Tifrunner chromosome 5, arahy.Tifrunner.gnm2.J5K5, whole genome shotgun sequence genome:
tagtagtagtagtgcaGATAAAGTAAGAAGGCATGCCCTAGAACTTGGAGAAGGAGTGCATTTTGGTATTAGAGTACAACATTATTATAAGAGTGACACAATGATGTGGTATGGGATTATGTAAATGTAAATGTAAATAGTATAGAAAGAAAAGGGGGCAGAAATAAAGTTGGTGGGAATTTTGGCAGTGTTTGGAGAGGGATTAGGAGGCAAGGAACGTGGTGATGAGAGATGATAAGTGGGTTTGATGAGGATCATTCACGCCGGCAGCTTTTCTCTCTCTCATCCCAATTGGCACTTTTGCACGCCTGCTCCCACTCATCAAATTCTTGCAATTTTTATTTCTATAACCATCAAATAtgggaattttttatttaaattaaataaatataaaatttacgaAAATTCATAAAATATAGAGTAATTATCTAAATATACAACATACCACATTTTAAGTactagaagaagaataaaaaaatgagcATATTTTGGGTATTCGGAACTCAATTTATGATGTAATCACGACTGGTGTATCTGAGTGTACCCAAGATACATATAACGTGAAAAAATGGATACTGAGCATCCGAGATGCGTTCAAACGCTAATCCAAAATATGTTCAAAAGCGTAATGTGGGTCACAAAACCTGGCCAGAGACATATATAAAGCCACAACAATTGGGATTTTCAtgcatttgagtggtttttaaaaattttgtaacttTATAACACCTTAAGTTCGAGTTTCTGAAGTACATATGGCCCCGATAATATGTTCGCGACAAAGATATCAGCCGATTGAATGCGAATTGGCACATAGTTGGAGCTTTAGATTTTGAGgttaatttttttcttccttttttgtttttggtaaaCAATAAGTTTAGGTATTTAGgctttattaatttagttaatgtgttaggtattttgattttgttagttAGAAGTTCTATTAACTTAGGTAGGTAGGTATAGtatgttttaatattttatataaataattttaacttaagttaaataaatataatagttaaacgtaaattaatatattagttaaattaaataaatatattattcaaataaaatatttgttacatcaaatttttttactaaaagttATCGTTGGATTGAAGTCATCTAAAATATTACCAGTTAATTTAAAATAGTGCAACAtgaatgatttattttttaaattttgcttcatttttcttataattatttaatactaTGAATATTAGTAATGAATATCAATGTTGTATGgaatataatattttgttaaggATATTTATCTATTAGATTTACAAtacttaataattattaaatataattaatggtTTAGAAGAGATTAATTTGCAAAAGTAAATGTTGCGACTACTGGAGAAGCTTTGGTTACTATTGTCAGACCGTGTGATCTTGGGTCTCCTCCTGCTGGATATCATTTGTCTTATATCAGGGAGGCGGGATTTGGACATGCAGTAGAGTTGAGGAATTTCATATTTGACAATTTCTTGATCTCTACATTTGTCGAGTGGTGGAGGCTTGAGACCCATAGCTTCCACCTTTCATGGGGTGAGGTCAGCATTACGCTTTAAGATGTTGCATGCCTAACATCTTGGTCTGCACACTAAGGGTAAGCCGATTGAGGGTTGTATCAGAGACTTCCAGAAATACTATAAACACCCCATGTGGAAGTGGATTGAGGATTTACTTAGCGCTAGAGAAGCAGATTTTCGATTTGAGAATGACCTTGCTGAAGAACATAGTTTTGCACATTTCAGTTGGGGCAGATCTGGAAACACTCCATAAATACGCTAGGTGCTACTTGATGATGCTTATCAAGGACTTTCTTTTCATGGACAAGTCAGCTACACTTGTTCCTTTGAGATGGTTACCGTTGCTAATGGATTTTGATCATTGCAAGTAAttgtaaaaatatttgatatataATGATAAACCATATTTAATAAAATGTAAAACATACATTCACCAGAGTCAATTTACACTAATTTAAACCAAGCATACCTAAACCTAAACTATAAATAATAACTTATCATGGATCCAACTTTAAAATATTGGCACATATTTGTCTAGTGTGCCCCTTTCTTCGACAAAGACTACATCTTTTCTCTGTACGTTCTACAGCATCCATCTCATTCTGCAACCGAGTAGATATTGGCTTTCCTGTTGCCTTTCGATGCATGGAGGGTTAGGCTTCAGTCGTGCACCATACCATGTAGGTCATATCTTCTCGTCTGGAATCGGCGAAAACTCCATCTCATAAATCTTGATAATTGAAGCCATCTTATACACGGGGTCGACCAGGTGCTTCCATTTGATGCTTGTAGTTGCACATACTACAAGTACATGATGACAAGGATAATACAAAGACTGAAATAATCCACAGTCGTATATACGCGCATTAAGTCAAACGCGATATAAAGTTTGGCACCATCCTTCCATCGGCTCCACCTCCTCCACACTAAATACGGATGTCCTACCATCACAGTGGGTGACTTTTATCACCGGCAGACTCACCATTCGGTTGTTGTGACCTTAATTATGATTTTGACTATATTTCGGGTGTTGTGACTCGCATTGGAATATTAATATCTTGGATACTGAGAGTCTAATCAGCATTTGAACACATTTTGAGTTATCTGTTTATTAACGTTACACGTATTTCGAATACACCTAAAATACGTCAATCGTCATTGCACCTGAAATCAGAATTTGAATATTCGAGATATGCTTATTTTTAGATTCTCCGTTTAATATCTGAGGTATTTAAGTAATTATTCTATACTTTATGTATTTtcgtaaattatatatttatttaatttaaataaaaaaatcttcaaATATGCgtgattatttttttcttatatttattgacttcttttttttaataaagaaacaatatttatacatatttaaagATATATATACTTTAATTTATGGCAAAAGATTAATTGTAAGTTTCActtaatttttattcatttacttttttatttttaaattaagaagTTTGTGAAGTATAAGTAATTATTtgtctaattattattattattagtactaTTACGTGTTCTAACAACACATATCAAGATTACCACAGATAGaaattcttaaatattttattttaataaatacacaattaatatattaaaaatttaattaataattttaatttgtgtctttataataaatattaatcaaatttttattattataaaattagatgTGTGTTTCATTTAAGAGTACTAATATAATGCACAACATTTTAAACATATTCTCATTCACTCTAatataacagaataattaaatatgttatagtagaataattaaaattttttataatagtataatTAATCAAGtgttttatatatttatgtaatgTGATTGTTTATTTAAAATGTGACTTTTAATCTTGTGATAGTAAAATGATAAGTATCAAGTgagtagataaaaaatatatttaaatatcaataataaagaaataaaaaagaagataaaagtaaaagctccctcttctcttgcTACCTTTGCTCACAGTCACACTttcttatttcttatcttttgtcAGTCAGAATTCTATTCTAAGCATCAGCTGGGCCACGAGCCTCCCCACTGGAGTTAAATTACAAATAAatgattttatattaattttctaTATAGTGTTCTTGTAAATCATTTCATaatataaaactattttttatttattatttttaatatcaaaagtaaaaagatataaaaaaaaaagcgcACACACACAATTATATCTATATTGCATATAATATTCCTTTAAAATTATAACATGATTGCAATTAAAACTTTGAATGTAACTTAAATGTtaggtaaaaatttatatatagttatttttatataaaattattaattgagaattattaaataatttggaATATTCACATAAAAACCATTTTAACTATCTTCATGAAGCAGTTgaaaattttaaacattttaagTATTGAATACCTGATCAACTTAATCAGGTTATTTTATGGATATAATAAGTTAATTAGTTATAATGTCCCACAAAGCAATATATAACACCTGCTTACAAAGTCTCCCCTTGACGTCTCATATTTCTGAGTCAATCCCTTCTTTCGATGGGCATACATATTAGTATTTTGCTTTTGAAAAGAGAATCCAGTGTCTTGGTccgaataaaaagagaaaaatattatgggtctatttttgtatatattttatttttatttagaaaaattatgGATATGAGTATAAATATAtgatattttagaaaagaaaagaaaagcaaagcaaccCCACTTCCGTTTCCGCCCCCCGCGCATCGATTGcgcaaaaaagagaagaatttaaAGTTTAAACGAGTCCATTATATTTTGTTTCACCCTTGAATTCTACTACAAGTAGGTTCTATGTATGACCCCTTTTTCCCCCACCTGAAATAAAGAGATAGAAGAGCAAAGGGGGTAAATAAGTAGCTAGAATCCGAATACAAATCCAAATCCAAACAAGTAGTTGTATGATATGAATGAATAGGCAAAGTAGTGCAGAGAGTGTTAGTTAGTAGGTTGCGCAGTGAGACGCAACAAACCAAACAGAAAGGGCTCAAAAATATATTGATGTGGGGTGGGTCTCCTACTTATTGTTAAATGGATACATTGTTTAGAGTAGTGAGTTTTGAAGAATACCAACAACAGCAACAAGTTGAGTTAGATCAGTCCCTCAactccaccaccactaccactacTTCCAGCAGCTCTAGATCCTCCCGACACAACTATCACCACTACCAACAACAGCAACAAGACGAAGAATGCTTCAACTTTTTCATGGATGAAGAAGACCTCTCCTCGTCTTCTTCCAAGCACCACTACTATCCCTATCACTCTCAATCCCATCCCCACACTTCCACTCCTCCCGCCACCATCCTCACGCCCAACGACTTCtcccactccttcgacttcaaccTCCAATTCTCATCAAACACCAACTGGGCCACCGACATCCTCCTCGACGCCGCGCGTGCTCTTGCCGACAAGAACACCGCCCGTCTCCAGCACCTCATGTGGATGCTCAACGAGCTCAGCTCCCCTTACGGCGACACCGAACAGAAGCTCGCCGCCTACTTCCTTCAAGCGCTCTTCAGCCGCATGACGCATGCCGGTGATCGAACCTTCCGAACCTTAACCTCCGCCTCCGATAAGACCTGCTCCTTCGAATCAACCAGAAAGACGGTGCTCAAGTTCCAAGAGGTGTCTCCGTGGACGACCTTCGGACACGTGGCAGCCAATGGCGCAATCTTGGAGGCTTTGGAAGGTGAAACGAAGTTGCACATAGTTGATATCAGCAACACCTATTGCACTCAATGGCCAACGCTATTTGAGGCCTTGGCCACTCGCTCCGACGACACCCCGCACCTCAGGCTCACAACCGTCGTCGTAACAACTGCTCACGGCGGATCTGTCCCGGCGGCGCAGAGGGTCATGAAGGAGATAGGTGCCAGGATGGAAAAGTTCGCCAGGCTCATGGGAGTTCCGTTCAAGTTCAACGTCGTTCACCATTCCGGCGATCTCTCCCAGTTCGATTTCGGGGAATTGGACATCAGGGACGACGAGGCGCTGGCCGTTAACTGCGTCAACTCGTTGCACTCGATCGCCGCGGTTGGGAACCGCCGCGACGCGGTGATATCGTCGCTGAGAAGGCTTCAGCCCAGGATCGTGACGGTGGTGGAGGAAGAAGCCGATTTGGACGTTGGTTTGGAAGGATTCGAATTCGTGAAAGGGTTCCAAGAATGCTTGAGGTGGTTTAGGGTTTACTTTGAGGCGCTGGAGGAGAGTTTTCCGAGGACGAGTAACGAGAGGCTGATGCTGGAGAGGGCGGCGGGGAGGGCGATGGTGGACTTGGTGGCGTGCTCGGCGGAGGAATCGTCGGAGAGGAGGGAGACGGCGGCGAGATGGTCGCAGAGGATGCATGGATCGGGGTTCAATACGGCGTCGTTTAGCGAGGAAGTGTGCGATGACGTTAGGGCGCTGCTGAGGAGGTACAAGGAAGGGTGGTCAATGGTACAGTGCTCGGATCACGGCGGAATGATGCTGTGGTGGAAGGAGCAGGCGGTGGTGTGGGCCAGTGCATGGAGGCCCAGCTTCACGTAGTGCTGATcgatcatcactctcttcttttgGCACGTGGCTTCAGCTTTCTGGTTCGGTTCGGTTCCGTTCCGTTCCGTTGGGTTGGATTGGGAGGTTAGAGCGTTCTTTCAGTGatggattttcttttcttttctttttgagtTTGGTAAGTAAGACATGCAATAGGATTAGTTAGCTAAAAGCTGGGGTACGCTGGTGGGATCAACGGGGGGAGTTTgcttgtattaaaaaaaaaagaatgaagcaAATTGATTTTCATTATTAACTTTTTgtgattattttttgttttctttagttaAACTATTATGAAGGAAAGTTTATGGTCTCTGCATATATGTGTATGAATCAATTCTTCGAAGTTATATGTTCATCTCGTTCTCGCAGGTATGCGTATCCTCATTTAACTGATACATATGATCTATTAAAAATGTTTTCGAGCTCCAGAAAAgttccataatatcatttgattgaactttttaaaaatatccgAATCAGTTTGTTCCTTTCATCCAATATATCTTGTTAATTGCAGTTTAGTTACAGTTTAGGTTTTAGTCTTTTTGTATTTTCAGTTAAATTTGAAGTCCTATACTGTTCAGTTGTCCTTCTTTTATAAATACTCACCAAAAATAATTCCtaactttattatttatttcaaatattGTCATAAAACAATTTCTCAAACATCATCacctttttaatttattctaaagtCTTGGTCCTTTCCTTGATTCTCTTCTCTAATCCTCTTTGTTAAACTTGAGaccaataattaattaaaataataatgacCTCCCAACTGTTGTCGGTTTATTGTTTTTagttcatattatttatttagtttttgttttagaatgtttttaaataaataaaataaataaaatattttatttactaaaatatacCATTTATAACATTAtatctcttatctcgtttatatatctcgtttacattgtaaatgaGATAAGGCACAATACGATGTGGCCTTATTATGTTTGTACATGTGGTATGTAACGgttttatctcgtttatagtgtaaaaaaGATATGTAcaattttatttcgtttacactgtaaataagaTAAGACTAAACGTAACGTATATATACAATTCATTTACAGCGCCCTTTgatatatttttcatttatttcttcaacttttctttaatttctatcttCTTCTAACCATATTATCGATTTACTTGACGAGTATGACACGCGTAGATGCACATAATTCGAACATTAAACGACTGAACGCGACATAGCACATTGCGAGGCAGCCAACTTTGAGGTTAGTGCTTTTTTTTCTCTATATGTTAGAATATATATGTGCAGCCATACTTAAGgtacttttataaaattaatatacaaCATATATATTTGGTAGATGAATGTATTGTTATCAAGGGttgatataatataattttaggtATTAGTTAAATTAAGTTTTTAAGTAAATGttattcattttgtttttatttaaagttGTTAGGTAGATATTAGGTGATTAAGTTATtagttatttaaataaatttctttatttttgttaatttattaactaaatgtttattaatttagtattaattatttaagtcaatatttttatttaaatcaattTATTAGCTAtatgtttatttagttattaattaattaagttgtgtCTATGCCTCCTTTTTCTTTCTAACGAACAAATGCTGCAGCTTCTCGTAGGTGCATCGCACAATGGCTGAAATCGATAAATAACGTGTACCTTTAAGAATTGCACTCATGCATTCGGAGAAGTTCGTTGTCATGTGTCCAAATCGGTGATTGCCATTGTAGTGTTGTAATCAGATCTCCTTGTTGAACCTACCAGCCCGGTCTGTCATTTCTCGCGACAAATCTCTCAAGGCATCCATGTACTACTCGTATCTAGCCTAACTTGAACTATAAGCAGCATTTATGAGATATCGCTTTTCTTCGACAGACTTGAAATGAGACATGAAGTTCGCAGTCATGTATCTAACATAATAAACACGCTCTAAGAAGGTGTCAACCACTATCATCAACTCTCACCCACTATCACCGGCTCTCAGTGCAGCCTTGATAGCCTAGgatctataaaaaataattaacaggCCATCTTGTGGAATCACACATCGTCTCAGATTGGTAAGGAAGAAAGACATGAATTTCGTGGTCTCAAATTCAACAATTGCAAAGGTTAGAGGAAGGATATTGTTGTTACCGTATTGTGCCATTACAATGAGCAAAACACCATCATATTTACTATACAAATGCGTACCATCGACAGAAAGGAACAACTTGCAATGCTTGAAAGACTCCACACAGGCAAGAAAGTCCCAAAATACTTTATCAAATATGCTACAGTCACGCACCATAAGGTGATCATCATAGTACGATACAGTTCTGAATTCACATATCATTCCGGAACAATAACTCTGCAGTGCTTGCAATAACCTCAACATCTTATtatatgactcctcccaatcacTATATATCTGTGCAATAGCTTTTTGCTTCGCAATCTAGACCTTTTTGTACGAGagtttgaagtgatagctttcCATAACTGCACCTTGTAGAATATGGATGCTGACGGATGGACTGGATTGTATCAACAACAGGATGACATTGCAGATAGTCTTGGGACATGGTGGGTGTTAAACATGTGTGCACTCCTCCAACCCTACGCACCTCCCTAACGAAATAACACATACATGGTTGGCATTTAAtccaaatataacaataaaaaaatgagaaaaatacaCCACAGTTAAACTTCAACTCACCAATATATGAGATTTTGTCAGAGGACAATATGGAGACTCCAAGGGTAGACGGCTGCATATTGCCGGCAATGCACATAGTACTTTAATCGATCCGACTCCACAAATCGGTACTCAACACTTCTGTGTATGCTATAATTCTTCACACCATGCATTATTGCATCTCTGCTTCTGAACCTGTGGCCAACCGAAACTCCATACCATCGTCTAAGTTGTAATCGTCTTCACCCATATTGAAAAATGGAGTTTTATTGTGCATTGCGTCCAGATCCAATGCCTGATAATGACTGAGTACAACTGATAAGGCCGGAATTGGGTGTGGGACGGGCATAAGATACTGAACTGATGGCTCGACCGGCGTCTCTGGTACAAATTCTTCCTCCTCATCGTCTTCGGAAGAACCACTGTTGTTGATATCTGCAACATACTCCTCGTCAGAGTCCTTACCATCAACGTCCATGTCTTCCGTTGGACTAAAAACGTGTAGCAGTGGTGGTGCGAGATGAGGGTCGTCCTGCACAAAATTCGACTGGCCAAATCCACCACCTCCGACATCACCTACGTCCGCAAAAAGCCCCATCACTTGTTCCGCCATGATTCTCCTATAGATGTCAAACATGAGGCGCACATGCTCATCGCCATAGAGTCAAAACAGACGAAACAAAAAACTCCATTTTCTCTCGGTACTAGCAATCGATACTCCACCATTCCGATCTCTTTTCTCCCGCTACCACCAATGCTACCCAATATCAGACTTTTCAGCTCTGACAAAGAACTTACTCGCCGGGTACGCAACATAACAGAATTCTTTCACTCAAATTTTATGCCAGTATCACTGCTTCTCATATGGCAATTGAGATATACACTTACAACCATATATCCACTACTACTAgatattttggcttattttcagaagaaaaacaaaaagaagaagtaAAATATTTGTGGAGAACATAAAGGGttgcacatccttttatagctATTGAAAATTTGTCGGAACGTATCTCATTTATATTGTAAACGTCATATATATTCACGTATATCGTTTACAATCTAAACAAAATAAGAATACACGTATTtagtttacactgtaaacgaaatatataTCTACCCTGTTGAGTCTTAtcttgtttatagtgtaaacgagatacatggaTTTTTATTTCGTTTACGTTGTAAATCAGATAAGAGATATgatgaattttaataaaaatactacaaattatatattttggtaaataaaatattttttatttatttaaaaaatcatttgtTTTGTcataattaaaaacataaaaatcttTTATAACCAAAAAATGAACTAAAAACAGTTGaaacttatcttatttattatttattaattattataataattaataaatattaaataaaataaattttaacttttttattttatttctctaacGTTACTGTAAAAACAGTAACTTAGTTTTCGCATGCCAAAATAATTATTAGACGTCACAATTCAACAATTTAGAATGAAGCTCAAGCATATTGACTAAGTTCATGTAGGGTGGTAGTTGATCGTTGGAAAATATATTATCCAATCAGATTTGACCGGAGGCAAGCTTCATTTGCAtaattgttttgttttttatcaTTATAAAGTAACCATCAAGCTACACATAATTAAGATGGACAATGATCTGATCGATAATCTtgtatctaatataaaattatataagatCATTAATAGTAGTTAGCCTTACCCTATCAAATAATCTTTTATATGCCCAACAAATGGTTCCAAAAAGAAATAGGGTTTGGTATTTTTGGCGTATGGAGATGATATCACCTTTAAgcatattcattcattcattcatttatacagtttaataaataataaagatcATCATGGGATTTAATGACTAAGTAAATGTTCATCTGGTCATCCATAAAaggatatatataaaaaaaaaaaacaagaaactaaAGAAGTGCATAAAAGAAGGCCTTTATCTAGTTTATGGGCAATAGAATCTTAGGACGGCCACCAAGTTGGGTTAATGCTTGTGGAATCTCATTAAAAGGTGTAAAGTCATTAGCGGGTTAAGGGGTTTTATTTTAGTGGCCAGCACGCTGTCTTTGAAATGGTCTTCTTCTATttcatctctctttcttttttatatataatttcctCCCATGATGTATCCTCATTTTATATCATTGTTGTATAGAAACAGAATAGTCATATTTGTATCCTTTCAAATAAATGTCAATTTAAATACTTGttaacataataaaataaaaaggaatataagAAGAAATGCGTGCTTTTTTATATGACACACGTTTTAGCTTTAGCTTGATTAGGGCCCCACAAGACCCTGAGGTCTTTGATGGAGGGGTAAAGATAAGGGGAGAGGGGGGGCTCATATAAGAGGCTCCTTTTTCCCATGAAAGCTAATAAATTGTAAGTACATAAACAATGAAAAGGAAATAATATGAATAGTGGGTTCATCTTTTTAGGGTTGCATATCTTGAAGTTCTGATGAGACTTGCCCCCTCCACGTTAACACATCCACTCTTGCACTCTTTTACAACTTTTCCACCTCCTGATTTTTAAACATTTATAGTTGCTTTCTTTTGGTGTTTTTAAAAGGGAGTTTGATGCTGGCCCATACCTTCTTCTGCTGGTTTAAGCTTTAGTATCCTTTTCTATATCAGTGACAACGACCAGCTTATGCCTTTATATTTTTATGGGACCAGGGACAACAAACAAAGCTAACTCCAATGTATAATTTCATTCATTTCCAACCAATTCTATACTTCAGCATCTTTGCCTCTATCTCCCTCTTGTATTGTTTAATAATACGTTTTAGAAAAGAAATTCCTCtttccaattttatttaattaaaatattatagttTGCTAATTCTAACAGGATTGAAtcatcaacaaataaaataaggatCAAGCTTGCTAGTTGCTATTGATAAATGGTTTTGTGATGTCTCGGGGTCTTGCATTGGGCCTATCGTGGTGGCTGTAAGCATTATGCAATTGAAGAGCCCACATTATGTGGGCTAAGAAAATGGGCTCAATATTACTTTTAGCTAGGAAGGTCTAATCTCGTCTTgtacatgcagcaacccattaacCAGCGGCAGACCTTTAAATAGAGTTCAAATCTGTGACAGATTAGTCCTTGGCCTATCGGGTTAGAGAATACCgtgaaaaaaaaagtaagaagGTCTAAAATGTAACCAATTTgaattagtttagtagttagctTAAATAAGTGTCTCGAATTCTACTTTGAGTATGCAGCAACCCATTATTTAAATATGTTAATCACGACCATTTTATTAATTATCGTTAATGTACAATTATTACTCAGAGTATAATGGCCTTCACCCCCCTCAATTGATTAAAGCGTTCTCTCTAGTCTCtcctgtttttctcttttcttaccCGAATATTCATAACACACTTATGTTAAACCAATTTAGCAACTCCAATTAAAGATAAGTGCTAAACCAATTTAGCAACTCCAGTTAAAGATATTCCAATTTGCAAATGGCTTAAATTGTAACAAAAGATTGGACAAGAAAAAGTCAGCATAAAGTATACTACAGAATAAAAGAATAGTTTGCACAAAGTATTACACAATGCCATGGCACAATCGATCAACAATGACGGGTTATTCGTAAAAAGAAATACCAATCAAGTAGATAATCTTTCTCAATATACAAATATGCTCCCTCAGATTAAACTCAACATACCCTAAACTAAGACTGTGTTAAGCAGGTTGAAGTATCTGTGTCCGATTCTTGGAATTGGTGTGTCAACTCTCTCGGCAAGTGCTTGACATGCAACTccgtaagatatatatatatgtattgagACTTTATATATGACTGGAAATGTACAAAGCTACATAAATAATTTGAGTCCGGTCCAACCCTGAGGCAGTCTCCATTTTCTATGCCAGTAAATAGACACTCTTGACCACAATGGGAACTCAAAAGTGTACTCCAGAGGCTGATCAACAGGTCCTGCTACCACCAAAGGCAACCACACATATCTTGAATCCCTTAAGTCAGCCGGGTTCCATCGATCGGCCATGAATATAAATAAACCTTGGAACCCAGGTAGAGGAAGCACAAAAGTGCTCTGAGCAAAGAATGTTGTAAGCCGAAACATGTTGTTTCCCACAATGCATGGATTTCCTATTGTTTCCCAAGGCCCCAATACTGAATCAGCTGCATGAGCCAGTGCCTCGTTAGGGGCCCAACCTGTGCAGCCTGATGTGATCATGTAGTATGTCCCCCGATGCTTGAATAGAGCTGGTGCTTCTCGGTGCTGTCCCACGAGAATCCTTCTCATGGTAGGTGTCACATTGAGATAATCTTCGGTTAGGGGACCAATGTGCAGTTCACTATTGTCTTCAGAGG
Coding sequences within it:
- the LOC112800469 gene encoding protein SHORT-ROOT — protein: MDTLFRVVSFEEYQQQQQVELDQSLNSTTTTTTSSSSRSSRHNYHHYQQQQQDEECFNFFMDEEDLSSSSSKHHYYPYHSQSHPHTSTPPATILTPNDFSHSFDFNLQFSSNTNWATDILLDAARALADKNTARLQHLMWMLNELSSPYGDTEQKLAAYFLQALFSRMTHAGDRTFRTLTSASDKTCSFESTRKTVLKFQEVSPWTTFGHVAANGAILEALEGETKLHIVDISNTYCTQWPTLFEALATRSDDTPHLRLTTVVVTTAHGGSVPAAQRVMKEIGARMEKFARLMGVPFKFNVVHHSGDLSQFDFGELDIRDDEALAVNCVNSLHSIAAVGNRRDAVISSLRRLQPRIVTVVEEEADLDVGLEGFEFVKGFQECLRWFRVYFEALEESFPRTSNERLMLERAAGRAMVDLVACSAEESSERRETAARWSQRMHGSGFNTASFSEEVCDDVRALLRRYKEGWSMVQCSDHGGMMLWWKEQAVVWASAWRPSFT